The proteins below come from a single Streptomyces sp. MRC013 genomic window:
- the pruA gene encoding L-glutamate gamma-semialdehyde dehydrogenase: protein MDAVTQVPAPVNEPVHGYAPGSPERTRLEAKLKELAENPIDLPMTIGGVKRMGGGERTDVVQPHNHRAVLGTFAGATPQDARDAVDAALAAAPAWRAMSFDDRAAIFLRAAELLSGPWRETLAASTMLGQSKTAQQAEIDTPCELVDFWRFNVKYARDLLAEQPPANAPGVWNRLDHRPLEGFVYAITPFNFTAIAGNLPTAPALMGNVVVWKPSQTQTHAAVLLMELLEEAGLPKGVINLVTGSGAAVSEVVLEHPMLAGIHFTGSTRVFHQLWKTVGNNIEKYRSYPRIVGETGGKDFVVAHPSADRAVLKTALTRGAFEYQGQKCSATSRAYVPASIWNSGFKEEFAAEVDGIRMGDVTDLSNFIGALIDERAFAKNKAAIDRAQADPACTIVAGGTYDDSVGYFVRPTVIECTDPENEVFREEYFGPILAVHVYEDDRYEAMLEQMESVSAYALTGSVIANDRAAVAHTMDKLRYAAGNFYINDKSTGAVVGQQPFGGGRASGTNDKAGAPQNLMRWTLTRAIKETLVPPTEYGYPHMG from the coding sequence ATGGACGCTGTGACCCAGGTCCCCGCCCCGGTCAACGAGCCGGTGCACGGCTACGCCCCGGGTTCCCCCGAGCGCACCCGGCTGGAGGCCAAGCTCAAGGAACTGGCCGAGAACCCGATCGACCTGCCGATGACCATCGGCGGCGTCAAGCGCATGGGCGGCGGCGAGCGGACGGACGTCGTGCAGCCGCACAACCACCGGGCGGTCCTCGGCACCTTCGCCGGTGCCACGCCGCAGGACGCCCGGGACGCCGTGGACGCCGCCCTGGCGGCCGCCCCGGCCTGGCGCGCCATGTCCTTCGACGACCGCGCCGCGATCTTCCTGCGCGCCGCCGAACTGCTCTCCGGGCCCTGGCGCGAGACGCTGGCCGCCTCCACCATGCTCGGCCAGTCGAAGACCGCCCAGCAGGCCGAGATCGACACCCCGTGCGAACTCGTCGACTTCTGGCGCTTCAACGTCAAGTACGCCCGCGACCTGCTCGCCGAGCAGCCCCCGGCGAACGCGCCCGGCGTGTGGAACCGCCTGGACCACCGCCCGCTGGAGGGCTTCGTCTACGCGATCACCCCGTTCAACTTCACCGCGATCGCCGGCAACCTGCCGACCGCCCCGGCCCTGATGGGCAACGTCGTCGTCTGGAAGCCGTCCCAGACGCAGACCCACGCGGCCGTGCTGCTCATGGAGCTGCTGGAGGAGGCCGGCCTGCCCAAGGGCGTCATCAACCTGGTGACGGGCAGCGGTGCCGCCGTCTCCGAGGTGGTCCTGGAGCACCCGATGCTCGCCGGCATCCACTTCACCGGCTCGACGAGGGTCTTCCACCAGCTGTGGAAGACCGTCGGCAACAACATCGAGAAGTACCGCTCCTACCCGCGGATCGTCGGCGAGACCGGCGGCAAGGACTTCGTCGTCGCGCACCCCAGCGCCGACCGCGCCGTCCTGAAGACCGCGCTGACCCGCGGCGCCTTCGAGTACCAGGGCCAGAAGTGCTCGGCGACCTCGCGCGCGTACGTCCCCGCCTCGATCTGGAACTCCGGCTTCAAGGAGGAGTTCGCGGCCGAGGTCGACGGCATCAGGATGGGCGACGTCACCGACCTGTCGAACTTCATCGGCGCCCTCATCGACGAGCGCGCCTTCGCCAAGAACAAGGCCGCGATCGACCGCGCCCAGGCCGACCCGGCCTGCACGATCGTCGCGGGCGGCACGTACGACGACTCGGTCGGCTACTTCGTCCGCCCGACCGTGATCGAGTGCACCGACCCGGAGAACGAGGTCTTCCGCGAGGAGTACTTCGGCCCGATCCTCGCCGTGCACGTCTACGAGGACGACCGCTACGAGGCCATGTTGGAGCAGATGGAGTCGGTCTCCGCCTACGCGCTGACCGGATCGGTCATCGCCAACGACCGCGCCGCCGTCGCGCACACGATGGACAAGCTGCGGTACGCCGCGGGCAACTTCTACATCAACGACAAGTCGACCGGCGCCGTCGTCGGCCAGCAGCCCTTCGGCGGCGGCCGCGCCTCCGGCACCAACGACAAGGCCGGCGCCCCGCAGAACCTGATGCGCTGGACGCTGACCCGCGCCATCAAGGAGACGCTGGTCCCGCCGACCGAGTACGGCTACCCCCACATGGGCTGA
- a CDS encoding branched-chain amino acid aminotransferase, whose translation MTTPTTIELKPSSTPLSAARREAILADPGFGRHFTDHMVTIRWTEGRGWHDAQLTPYAPLSIDPANMTLHYAQEIFEGLKAYRRPDGSISLFRPEANAERFQRSARRLAMPELPVETFVAACDALVRQDAEWVPPHGGEESLYLRPFMIATEVGLGVRPANEYLFIVIASPAGAYFPGGVRPVSVWLSENYVRAVPGGMGFAKTGGNYAASLLAQAEATEKGCNQVVWLDALEHRWVEEMGGMNLYFVYGNRIVTPELTGSLLAGITRDSLLRLARDLGYESEEARISTDQWRRDTENGTLTEVFACGTAAVITPVGTVKSAGGEWTQGDGQPGEVTLKLRRALLDIQTGAAEDAHGWTHRVV comes from the coding sequence ATGACGACGCCCACGACGATCGAGCTCAAGCCCTCCTCGACCCCGCTGTCCGCCGCTCGGCGCGAGGCGATCCTGGCCGACCCCGGCTTCGGCCGCCACTTCACCGACCACATGGTGACCATCAGGTGGACGGAGGGCCGCGGCTGGCACGACGCGCAGCTCACGCCGTACGCGCCGCTGTCCATCGATCCCGCCAACATGACCCTGCACTACGCGCAGGAGATCTTCGAGGGGCTGAAGGCGTACCGCCGCCCCGACGGCTCGATCTCGCTGTTCCGCCCGGAGGCCAACGCCGAGCGCTTCCAGCGCTCCGCCCGCCGCCTGGCCATGCCCGAGCTGCCCGTGGAGACCTTCGTCGCCGCGTGCGACGCGCTGGTCCGGCAGGACGCGGAGTGGGTCCCGCCGCACGGCGGCGAGGAGTCCCTCTACCTGCGCCCGTTCATGATCGCCACGGAGGTCGGGCTGGGCGTCCGGCCGGCCAACGAGTACCTGTTCATCGTCATCGCCTCGCCCGCCGGCGCGTACTTCCCGGGCGGCGTCAGGCCGGTCTCGGTCTGGCTGTCGGAGAACTACGTCCGCGCCGTCCCCGGCGGCATGGGCTTCGCCAAGACCGGCGGCAACTACGCCGCCTCCCTCCTGGCCCAGGCCGAGGCGACGGAGAAGGGCTGCAACCAGGTCGTCTGGCTCGACGCGCTGGAGCACAGGTGGGTCGAGGAGATGGGCGGCATGAACCTGTACTTCGTGTACGGGAACAGGATCGTCACCCCGGAGCTGACCGGGTCCCTGCTGGCCGGCATCACCCGCGACTCCCTGCTCCGGCTCGCCCGCGACCTCGGCTACGAGTCGGAGGAGGCCCGCATCTCCACCGACCAGTGGCGCCGCGACACGGAGAACGGCACCCTGACGGAGGTCTTCGCCTGCGGTACGGCCGCGGTGATCACCCCGGTCGGCACGGTCAAGTCCGCCGGCGGTGAGTGGACGCAGGGCGACGGGCAGCCGGGCGAGGTCACCCTGAAGCTCCGCAGGGCCCTGCTGGACATCCAGACGGGCGCCGCCGAGGACGCCCACGGCTGGACCCACCGGGTCGTCTGA
- a CDS encoding ATP/GTP-binding protein: MDFASSSGGAARSTTSAKIVVAGGFGVGKTTFVGAVSEINPLRTEAVMTSASAGIDDLTHTGDKTTTTVAMDFGRITLDQDLILYLFGTPGQDRFWFMWDDLVRGAIGAVVLVDTRRLADCFPAVDYFENSGLPFVIALNGFDGHQPYTPDEVREALQIGPDTPIITTDARHRADAKSALITLVEHALMARLR; the protein is encoded by the coding sequence GTGGACTTCGCAAGCTCTAGCGGCGGTGCGGCCCGCTCAACCACCAGCGCGAAGATCGTGGTGGCGGGCGGCTTCGGCGTGGGCAAGACCACGTTCGTCGGCGCCGTCTCGGAGATCAACCCGCTGCGTACCGAGGCCGTCATGACCTCCGCCTCCGCAGGCATCGACGACCTCACCCACACCGGCGACAAGACCACCACCACCGTCGCCATGGACTTCGGCCGGATCACCCTCGACCAGGACCTGATCCTCTACCTCTTCGGCACCCCCGGACAAGACCGCTTCTGGTTCATGTGGGACGACCTCGTACGCGGCGCCATCGGCGCCGTCGTCCTCGTCGACACCCGACGCCTCGCCGACTGCTTCCCCGCCGTCGACTACTTCGAAAACAGCGGCCTGCCCTTCGTCATCGCCCTCAACGGCTTCGACGGACACCAGCCCTACACCCCCGACGAAGTACGCGAAGCACTCCAGATCGGCCCCGACACCCCCATCATCACCACCGACGCCCGCCACCGCGCCGACGCCAAAAGCGCCCTCATCACCCTCGTCGAACACGCCCTCATGGCACGACTGCGGTGA
- a CDS encoding GNAT family N-acetyltransferase encodes MSDRLHTAHTYELKPAVLTAIRAALEDAFDGDLSEEDWEHGLGGVHAYVEDAAGRVVAHGSVVMRRAVHAGRAHRVGYVEAVGVRAERRRQGLGGRVMAALEEVVDGAYDFGALSASDEGAALYRSRGWHLWNGRVEGYGPRGVAHLADEEDCTFLRPAAGRPLPAPEGGPLQFDWRDGDVL; translated from the coding sequence ATGAGCGATCGCCTCCACACCGCCCACACCTACGAGTTGAAGCCGGCCGTGCTCACCGCGATCCGCGCCGCGCTCGAGGACGCCTTCGACGGCGACCTGAGCGAGGAGGACTGGGAGCACGGCCTCGGCGGCGTCCACGCCTACGTCGAGGACGCCGCCGGACGGGTCGTCGCGCACGGCAGCGTCGTCATGCGCCGCGCCGTGCACGCCGGGCGGGCCCACCGCGTCGGGTACGTCGAGGCCGTGGGCGTGCGGGCGGAGCGCCGCCGCCAGGGGCTGGGCGGCCGGGTGATGGCGGCGCTGGAGGAGGTCGTCGACGGCGCGTACGACTTCGGCGCCCTGTCCGCCTCCGACGAGGGCGCCGCGCTCTACCGCTCGCGCGGCTGGCACCTGTGGAACGGCCGCGTCGAGGGGTACGGCCCGCGGGGGGTGGCCCACCTGGCGGACGAGGAGGACTGCACGTTCCTGCGCCCCGCCGCCGGGCGTCCGCTGCCCGCACCCGAGGGCGGGCCCCTGCAGTTCGACTGGAGGGACGGCGACGTGCTGTGA
- a CDS encoding DUF742 domain-containing protein has translation MTPPPASHDPYGASFDDASYGHEGDQPLVRPYAMTGGRTRPRYQLAIEALVSTTADPAHLAGLLPEHQRICHLCREVKSVAEVSALLSMPLGVARILVADLAEAGMVAIHQPGNGEAGGTPDVTLLERVLSGLRKL, from the coding sequence ATGACCCCGCCCCCCGCCTCTCACGATCCGTACGGTGCGTCGTTCGACGACGCCTCGTACGGGCACGAAGGCGATCAGCCGCTGGTCCGCCCCTACGCGATGACCGGCGGCCGGACCCGGCCCCGGTACCAGCTCGCCATCGAGGCGCTGGTCTCCACCACGGCCGACCCGGCACACCTCGCCGGGCTGCTCCCCGAGCACCAGCGGATCTGCCACCTCTGCCGTGAGGTGAAGTCGGTGGCCGAGGTGTCGGCGCTGCTGTCGATGCCGCTCGGCGTGGCCCGGATCCTCGTCGCCGACCTGGCGGAGGCGGGCATGGTGGCGATCCACCAGCCAGGAAACGGAGAGGCCGGCGGCACGCCGGACGTGACACTGCTCGAAAGGGTGCTCAGTGGACTTCGCAAGCTCTAG
- a CDS encoding acyl-CoA carboxylase subunit beta, producing MTVVDETRGEPADTRGRVAELRVLRERAVAGPSERATEAQHAKGKLTARERIELLLDEGSFREVEQLRRHRATGFGLEGRKPYTDGVVTGWGTVEGRTVFVYAHDFRIFGGALGEAHATKIHKIMDMAIAAGAPLVSLNDGAGARIQEGVSALAGYGGIFQRNTRASGVIPQISVMLGPCAGGAAYSPALTDFVFMVRDTSQMFITGPDVVKAVTGEEITQNGLGGADVHAETSGVAHFAYDDEETCIAEVRYLLSMLPSNNRENPPAHPAEDPADRRGEALLDLVPADGNRPYDMHKVIEEIVDDGDYLEVHERWARNIVCALARLDGQVVGIVANQPQVLAGVLDIEASEKAARFVQMCDAFNIPIVTFLDVPGFLPGVDQEHGGIIRHGAKLLYAYCNATVPRISLILRKAYGGAYIVMDSQSIGADLTYAWPTNEIAVMGAEGAANVIFRRQIADAPDPEAMRARMVKEYKAELMHPYYAAERGLVDDVIDPAETREVLVRSLAMLRTKHADLPSRKHGNPPQ from the coding sequence ATGACCGTTGTGGACGAAACCCGGGGAGAGCCCGCCGACACCCGTGGGCGCGTGGCCGAGCTGCGTGTCCTGCGTGAGCGGGCGGTGGCCGGACCGAGTGAGAGGGCGACCGAGGCGCAGCACGCCAAGGGCAAGCTGACCGCGCGCGAGCGCATCGAGCTGCTGCTGGACGAGGGGTCGTTCCGGGAGGTCGAGCAGCTGCGCCGGCACCGGGCGACCGGGTTCGGCCTGGAGGGCAGGAAGCCCTACACCGACGGTGTCGTCACCGGTTGGGGCACGGTCGAGGGCCGTACGGTCTTCGTCTACGCGCACGACTTCCGGATCTTCGGCGGGGCGCTGGGCGAGGCCCACGCCACGAAGATCCACAAGATCATGGACATGGCCATCGCGGCCGGCGCCCCGCTGGTCTCGCTGAACGACGGCGCCGGCGCCCGTATCCAGGAGGGCGTCTCCGCGCTCGCCGGCTACGGCGGGATCTTCCAGCGCAACACGCGCGCCTCCGGGGTCATCCCGCAGATCTCGGTGATGCTCGGCCCCTGCGCCGGCGGCGCGGCCTACTCACCGGCGCTGACGGACTTCGTGTTCATGGTCCGCGACACCTCGCAGATGTTCATCACCGGCCCCGACGTCGTCAAGGCCGTCACCGGCGAGGAGATCACCCAGAACGGGCTCGGCGGCGCCGACGTGCACGCGGAGACCTCCGGGGTGGCGCACTTCGCCTACGACGACGAGGAGACCTGCATCGCCGAGGTCCGCTACCTGCTGTCGATGCTCCCCTCCAACAACCGCGAGAACCCGCCCGCCCACCCCGCCGAGGACCCCGCCGACCGGCGCGGCGAGGCGCTGCTGGACCTGGTGCCCGCCGACGGCAACCGCCCCTACGACATGCACAAGGTCATCGAGGAGATCGTCGACGACGGCGACTACCTGGAGGTCCACGAGCGCTGGGCCCGCAACATCGTCTGCGCCCTGGCCCGCCTCGACGGCCAGGTCGTGGGCATCGTCGCCAACCAGCCCCAGGTCCTGGCCGGCGTCCTGGACATCGAGGCCTCCGAGAAGGCCGCCCGCTTCGTCCAGATGTGCGACGCGTTCAACATCCCCATCGTCACCTTCCTGGACGTGCCCGGCTTCCTGCCCGGCGTCGACCAGGAGCACGGCGGCATCATCCGCCACGGCGCCAAGCTGCTCTACGCCTACTGCAACGCCACCGTCCCGCGCATCTCGCTGATCCTGCGCAAGGCCTACGGAGGCGCGTACATCGTCATGGACTCCCAGTCCATCGGCGCCGACCTGACCTACGCCTGGCCGACCAACGAGATCGCCGTCATGGGCGCCGAGGGCGCGGCCAACGTCATCTTCCGCCGCCAGATCGCCGACGCCCCCGACCCCGAGGCCATGCGCGCCCGCATGGTCAAGGAGTACAAGGCCGAGCTGATGCACCCTTACTACGCCGCCGAACGCGGTCTGGTCGACGACGTCATCGACCCCGCCGAAACCCGCGAGGTCCTCGTCAGGTCCCTCGCCATGCTCCGCACCAAGCACGCCGACCTGCCGTCCCGCAAGCACGGCAACCCCCCGCAGTAA
- a CDS encoding roadblock/LC7 domain-containing protein, translating into MSQAAQNLNWLITSFVDNTPGVSHTVVVSADGLLLAMSEGFPRDRADQLAAVASGLTSLTAGASRIFEGGPVNQTVVEMERGFLFIMSISDGSSLAVLAHPDADIGLVGCEMALLVDRAGSVLTPDLRAELQGSLLH; encoded by the coding sequence ATGAGCCAGGCGGCGCAGAATCTGAACTGGTTGATCACCAGCTTCGTGGACAACACCCCCGGGGTGTCGCACACGGTGGTGGTCTCCGCCGACGGACTCCTGCTGGCGATGTCCGAGGGGTTCCCGCGTGACCGTGCCGACCAGCTGGCCGCCGTCGCGTCCGGTCTGACGTCGCTGACCGCGGGGGCGTCCCGGATCTTCGAGGGCGGTCCGGTCAACCAGACCGTGGTGGAGATGGAGCGCGGCTTCCTCTTCATCATGTCCATCTCGGACGGCTCCTCCCTGGCCGTCCTGGCCCACCCGGACGCCGACATCGGTCTCGTCGGCTGCGAGATGGCGCTTCTCGTGGACCGCGCGGGCAGCGTCCTGACCCCGGACCTCCGCGCGGAGCTCCAGGGAAGCCTGCTCCACTAA
- a CDS encoding DUF742 domain-containing protein: protein MATPPGGHHPYDDGAHQVQGGNAWNHYDFPSVPGGRGYRQPQAPRSRPVRQHRPEPAASAHNPLVRPYAMTGGRTRPRYQLAIEALVSTTADPSRLYGQLPEHQRICRLCFEIKSVAEISALLSIPLGVARILVADLAEAGLVAIHQPGGDEAAGGQPDVTLLERVLSGLRKL, encoded by the coding sequence GTGGCTACACCCCCGGGCGGACACCACCCGTACGACGATGGTGCGCACCAGGTGCAGGGCGGCAACGCCTGGAACCACTACGACTTCCCCTCTGTGCCGGGCGGACGGGGATACCGGCAGCCGCAGGCACCGCGCAGCCGGCCGGTGCGGCAGCACCGCCCGGAGCCGGCCGCGAGCGCCCACAACCCGCTGGTCCGCCCCTACGCGATGACCGGCGGCCGGACCCGGCCCCGGTACCAGCTCGCCATCGAGGCGCTGGTCTCCACCACGGCCGACCCGTCGCGGTTGTACGGGCAGTTGCCCGAGCACCAGCGGATCTGCCGGCTGTGCTTCGAGATCAAGTCGGTGGCCGAGATCTCGGCGCTCCTCTCCATCCCCCTCGGCGTGGCCCGGATCCTCGTCGCCGACCTGGCCGAGGCCGGACTCGTCGCCATCCATCAGCCCGGCGGTGACGAGGCCGCCGGAGGCCAGCCAGACGTGACACTGCTCGAAAGGGTGCTCAGTGGACTTCGCAAGCTCTAG
- a CDS encoding proline dehydrogenase family protein: MLGPVILAASRSDKMRRIVSAAPVTRPVVDRFIPGETVDQVIPVVTDLTGKGLDVTLDVVGEDITTPGQAAAARDAYLELVRRLEPLELGGRAEMSVKLSMFGQALEGGHDLALANVRPVVEAAAAIGTTVTLDAEDHTTLDSMFAVHEELRKDFPQTGCVVQAYLFRTEEDVRRLAASGSRVRLVKGAYKEPASVAYQDRAEIDRAYVRVLKTLMAGDGYPMVGTHDPRLIAVTRELARRQGRKLDEYEFQMLYGIRSEEHVRLAAEGHRMRVYTAYGTDWYGYFMRRLAEKPANLLFFARSMITKN; this comes from the coding sequence GTGCTGGGTCCCGTGATCCTCGCCGCTTCGCGCAGCGACAAGATGCGCCGCATCGTGTCGGCGGCCCCGGTGACCAGGCCGGTCGTCGACCGCTTCATCCCCGGCGAGACCGTCGACCAGGTCATCCCCGTCGTCACGGACCTGACGGGCAAGGGCCTCGACGTCACCCTCGACGTGGTCGGCGAGGACATCACCACCCCCGGGCAGGCCGCCGCCGCCCGCGACGCCTACCTGGAGCTCGTCCGCCGCCTGGAGCCGCTGGAGCTGGGCGGGAGGGCGGAGATGTCCGTCAAGCTGTCGATGTTCGGCCAGGCGCTGGAGGGCGGCCACGACCTGGCCCTCGCCAACGTCCGGCCCGTCGTCGAGGCGGCCGCCGCCATCGGCACCACCGTCACGCTGGACGCCGAGGACCACACCACCCTCGACTCGATGTTCGCCGTCCACGAGGAGCTGCGGAAGGACTTCCCGCAGACCGGCTGCGTCGTCCAGGCCTATCTCTTCCGCACCGAGGAGGACGTCCGCCGCCTCGCCGCGAGCGGCAGCCGCGTCCGCCTGGTGAAGGGCGCCTACAAGGAGCCCGCCTCCGTCGCGTACCAGGACAGGGCGGAGATCGACCGGGCCTACGTCCGCGTCCTCAAGACCCTCATGGCGGGCGACGGCTACCCCATGGTCGGGACGCACGACCCGCGGCTCATCGCCGTCACCCGGGAGCTGGCGCGCCGCCAGGGACGCAAACTGGACGAGTACGAGTTCCAGATGCTGTACGGCATCCGCAGCGAGGAGCACGTCCGGCTGGCCGCCGAGGGCCACCGGATGCGGGTCTACACCGCGTACGGGACGGACTGGTACGGCTACTTCATGCGCCGCCTCGCCGAGAAGCCGGCCAACCTGCTGTTCTTCGCCCGTTCGATGATCACCAAGAACTGA
- a CDS encoding roadblock/LC7 domain-containing protein, with the protein MSQAAQNLNWLITNFVDNTPGVSHTVVVSADGLLLAMSEGFPRDRADQLAAVASGLTSLTAGASRIFEGGPVNQTVVEMERGFLFIMSISDGSSLAVLAHPDADIGLVGYEMALLVDRAGSVLTPDLRAELQGSLLN; encoded by the coding sequence ATGAGCCAGGCGGCGCAGAATCTGAACTGGTTGATCACCAATTTCGTGGACAACACCCCCGGGGTGTCGCACACGGTGGTGGTCTCCGCCGACGGACTCCTGCTGGCGATGTCCGAGGGGTTCCCGCGTGACCGTGCCGACCAGCTGGCCGCCGTCGCGTCCGGTCTGACGTCGCTGACCGCGGGGGCGTCCCGGATCTTCGAGGGCGGTCCGGTCAACCAGACCGTGGTGGAGATGGAGCGCGGCTTCCTCTTCATCATGTCCATCTCGGACGGCTCCTCCCTGGCCGTCCTGGCCCACCCGGACGCCGACATCGGTCTCGTCGGCTACGAGATGGCGCTTCTCGTGGACCGCGCGGGCAGCGTCCTGACCCCGGACCTCCGCGCGGAGCTCCAGGGAAGCCTGCTCAACTAG
- a CDS encoding ATP/GTP-binding protein, with product MDFASSSGGAARSTTSAKIVVAGGFGVGKTTFVGAVSEINPLRTEAVMTSASAGIDDLTHTGDKTTTTVAMDFGRITLDQDLILYLFGTPGQDRFWFMWDDLVRGAIGAVVLVDTRRLADCFPAVDYFENSGLPFVIALNGFDGHQPYTPDEVREALQIGPDTPIITTDARHRADAKSALITLVEHALMARLK from the coding sequence GTGGACTTCGCAAGCTCTAGCGGCGGTGCGGCCCGCTCAACCACCAGCGCGAAGATCGTGGTGGCGGGCGGCTTCGGCGTGGGCAAGACCACGTTCGTCGGCGCCGTCTCGGAGATCAACCCGCTGCGTACCGAGGCCGTCATGACCTCCGCCTCCGCAGGCATCGACGACCTCACCCACACCGGCGACAAGACCACCACCACCGTCGCCATGGACTTCGGCCGGATCACCCTCGACCAGGACCTGATCCTCTACCTCTTCGGCACCCCCGGACAAGACCGCTTCTGGTTCATGTGGGACGACCTCGTACGCGGCGCCATCGGCGCCGTCGTCCTCGTCGACACCCGACGCCTCGCCGACTGCTTCCCCGCCGTCGACTACTTCGAAAACAGCGGCCTGCCCTTCGTCATCGCCCTCAACGGCTTCGACGGACACCAGCCCTACACCCCCGACGAAGTACGCGAAGCACTCCAGATCGGCCCCGACACCCCCATCATCACCACCGACGCCCGCCACCGCGCCGACGCCAAAAGCGCCCTCATCACCCTCGTCGAACACGCCCTCATGGCACGACTGAAGTAG
- a CDS encoding 3-isopropylmalate dehydrogenase produces the protein MSRSLDLAVIPGDGIGPEVVSQGLKVLRAVLPQDVKLEIREYDLGARRWHRTGETLPEAELESLKGHDAILLGAVGDPSVPSGVLERGLLLKLRFAFDHYVNLRPSKLFPHTETPLAGRPEVDFVVVREGTEGPYTGNGGSLRTGTPAEVATEVSVNTAYGVERVVRDAYERAAARPRRRLTLVHKDNVLVHAGRLWKGVFDRVGEEYPGVTTDYLHVDAATIFFVTRPERFDVVVTDNLFGDILTDLAAAVTGGIGLAASGNINPAGTFPSMFEPVHGSAPDIAGRGEADPTATVLSVALLLRHLGYGAEAARVEEAVAADLADRAGAAARTTDGIGDALAARAAG, from the coding sequence ATGTCTCGCAGCCTCGATCTCGCAGTGATCCCCGGTGACGGCATCGGCCCGGAGGTCGTGTCCCAGGGCCTCAAGGTCCTCCGCGCGGTCCTCCCGCAGGACGTGAAGCTGGAGATTCGGGAGTACGACCTCGGCGCCCGGCGCTGGCACCGCACGGGGGAGACCCTCCCCGAGGCGGAGCTGGAGTCCCTCAAGGGCCACGACGCCATCCTCCTCGGAGCGGTCGGAGACCCGTCCGTGCCGTCCGGCGTGCTGGAGCGGGGGCTGCTGCTGAAGCTGCGCTTCGCCTTCGACCACTACGTGAACCTCCGCCCGTCCAAGCTCTTCCCGCACACCGAGACCCCGCTCGCGGGCCGTCCCGAGGTCGACTTCGTCGTCGTGCGCGAGGGCACCGAGGGCCCGTACACCGGCAACGGCGGCAGCCTGCGCACCGGAACGCCGGCCGAGGTCGCCACGGAGGTCAGCGTCAACACGGCGTACGGCGTCGAGCGCGTCGTCCGCGACGCGTACGAGCGGGCGGCGGCCCGCCCCCGCCGCAGGCTGACGCTCGTCCACAAGGACAACGTCCTCGTCCACGCGGGCCGCCTGTGGAAGGGCGTCTTCGACCGGGTCGGCGAGGAGTACCCGGGGGTCACCACCGACTACCTGCACGTCGACGCCGCGACGATCTTCTTCGTCACACGGCCCGAGCGGTTCGACGTCGTCGTCACCGACAACCTCTTCGGCGACATCCTCACCGACCTCGCCGCCGCCGTGACCGGCGGCATCGGCCTGGCCGCGTCCGGCAACATCAACCCGGCGGGCACGTTCCCCTCGATGTTCGAACCCGTCCACGGCTCCGCGCCCGACATCGCGGGCCGGGGCGAGGCCGACCCCACCGCGACCGTCCTCTCCGTCGCGCTGCTGCTCCGCCACCTCGGGTACGGGGCCGAGGCCGCCCGCGTCGAGGAGGCCGTCGCCGCGGACCTGGCCGACCGGGCCGGCGCCGCCGCCCGCACCACGGACGGGATCGGCGACGCCCTCGCGGCACGCGCGGCGGGCTGA